Proteins encoded within one genomic window of Candidatus Berkiella cookevillensis:
- a CDS encoding pilus assembly protein PilP yields the protein MTRRLLVLILCFVVAGCNFDEKREKLEQYIAQVKARPSGEIEALPQIKPYETFTYAALDKRSPFVPPDPEKTVATAVLDNGIRPDANRPKEPLEGFPIDALKMVGTLERDGKMWALIVDKDGALHRVVKGNYVGLNHGKINSITEEKVGITEIVPSPTGGWQERQSDMVLTAEETVTKE from the coding sequence ATGACTAGACGACTACTTGTGCTAATTTTGTGCTTCGTGGTAGCAGGTTGTAATTTTGATGAGAAACGAGAAAAGCTTGAGCAGTACATTGCTCAAGTCAAAGCCCGTCCTTCTGGAGAAATTGAAGCTTTACCACAAATTAAGCCCTATGAGACTTTTACATATGCAGCTTTAGACAAGCGTAGTCCCTTTGTGCCGCCGGATCCTGAAAAAACAGTTGCGACCGCAGTGCTGGATAATGGCATTCGCCCAGATGCAAATCGACCCAAAGAGCCTTTAGAAGGTTTTCCAATTGATGCACTTAAAATGGTGGGCACCTTAGAAAGAGATGGCAAAATGTGGGCGCTGATTGTAGACAAAGATGGCGCACTCCACCGCGTAGTCAAAGGAAATTATGTTGGACTCAATCATGGCAAAATTAATTCAATTACAGAAGAAAAAGTAGGTATTACGGAGATTGTCCCCAGCCCCACAGGTGGATGGCAAGAGCGTCAATCCGACATGGTATTAACGGCAGAAGAAACCGTTACAAAGGAATAG
- a CDS encoding type 4a pilus biogenesis protein PilO, with amino-acid sequence MNLNLNELDINDIGNWPLVAKGIMILFITLSMIALGVWFDTKKQLRVLEQYEKEEQTLKQTFEYKQQQAANLDAYQEQMKTMKASFGALLRQLPEKTEVPGLLEDISHQGLATGLEFRTIRLLPEKEIDFYVELPIEIAVIGTYHQFAEFVSNIASLPRIVTLHDFVIKRLSNEDTNERLMMNITAKTYRYTAEGESND; translated from the coding sequence ATGAACCTAAACCTCAATGAGCTAGATATCAATGACATTGGGAATTGGCCTTTGGTTGCCAAGGGGATTATGATCCTCTTTATTACGCTTTCAATGATTGCCTTAGGCGTTTGGTTTGATACTAAAAAACAATTGCGCGTTTTAGAGCAATATGAAAAAGAAGAGCAAACACTCAAGCAGACCTTTGAATATAAGCAGCAGCAAGCAGCAAACTTAGATGCTTATCAAGAACAAATGAAGACGATGAAAGCCTCTTTTGGTGCCTTACTTCGCCAATTACCAGAAAAAACAGAAGTGCCAGGCTTATTAGAAGATATTTCACATCAAGGACTTGCAACAGGTTTAGAGTTTCGTACGATTCGCCTCTTGCCAGAAAAAGAAATTGATTTCTATGTTGAGCTTCCCATAGAGATAGCGGTGATTGGTACCTATCATCAATTTGCAGAATTTGTTTCAAATATTGCTTCTTTGCCACGTATTGTTACCTTGCATGATTTTGTAATTAAACGTCTTTCTAACGAAGATACGAATGAAAGACTGATGATGAATATTACGGCGAAGACTTATCGGTATACAGCAGAAGGAGAGTCGAATGACTAG